ctcttttttttctcttcccccccccccccccccccccccccccagcttctcACAATCTCCGGCATTGGAGCTGGACAAGTTCCTGGAGGATGTAAggtaagagggttttttttttaaagggcaacTTTAACTGTGTGTAAGACTGGAAAAAATTCGGAGAGGCATAACCTCAGTCCCTGCTCCTTTCTTGCAGGAATGGTATCTACCCACTCACAGCTTTTGGGATGCCGcgaccccagcagccccagcaagTAGTGGTGAAGTCTCCCATTGCTCCACCATCAGTGAAAACCCCGACTCCGGAGCCTGCTGAGGTGGAGACGCGCAAGGTGAGAGACGGGAGCTCCATTCCTCCCCTCGCCAGGCAGCTGCGCTGCGCAGCAGCAGTCGGTCACGGGTGTCTCTGCTCCTGTTTCAGGTGGTGCTGATGCAGTGCAACATTGAGTCAGTAGAGGAGGGAGTGAAGCACCATGTATGTTCCCATCTTCTGGCTGCGCGTGCTGCGCGGGGGTGTACCAGGGCGGCTGTGCAGAGCACGTGGCTCCAGCACGCTGCTGGTGCCTGGTGTGACCCTCTGCTGCCACAGCTGCCGTCTTTGGGGCCCAAAGCCAGATCCAAAAGCCAGATCCCAAAGCCCATGCCCGTGGCTGACCTGGCACATAGCAAATGTTTTCGGCCCACCCCCAGATTCTggcttcctctgctgccagctgtgGTTTGGAATGGAACTGGATGTGGTGGTTCTGTTAGACTCCTGTGGGGCTCTGGAGGGGGGCGGTTCCTGTCCCGATGGGGATTTCTGGGGATGCTCCTGGCTGTGGCCACCATGCAGTCCCTCATGAGAACTTCTCTGCCCTGCAGTTAACACTGCTGCTGAAACTGGAAGACAAGTTGAATCGACACTTGAGCTGTGACCTGCAGCCCAGTAAGTACCTTTCTTCCCATCGTCTGGTGCGCTCAGCCCTGGGACTCACACCCGTCCCTCTGTTGCAGATGACAACAtccaggagctggcagctgaACTGGTCCAGCTTGGATTCATCAGTGAGGTAAGCAGGCCTGGGGCTGAGGTAGGGATAGAGGTCTGCGTTCCTTTCTCAAACTTGAATGGTTTATGCCAGACCAGTCCTTTTCTGGCTGGGgaggtagaagaaaaaagacGTGTCCCTGCCCACGTGCCCTGGCAGGCTTCAGCCGACCTCTTAGCTTTGCATGGACTGGACCTACCCCTCATCGTGTCTTGTCCTTCCCAGGCTGACCAGAGCAGACTTACCTGTTTACTTGAAGAGGCATTCAGCAAGTTCTACTACACCCGGAACGGAGCCCTGACGGCAGTGACTGTGTCATCTTAGCACCCCTCGGCTCCCAGGCGGCCAGCGCGGCTTTGTTGCCTGTGACCCCTCTGTGTCTGTCCATCACTGTAGGGCATCAGCAAGAccccagctgcagtgcttgGAAGCTCATCCTGCATGTGCCGTGGCTGGGCTCAGCGACAATCCTCCCTGCCCGCCTATTAAAGGGGACTTTGTGCATCAGTATTATTTCCAGCCCTGTTTTTGTTGGGATTTTGCCAGGTGGTGCCGGGGAGCCGGGTCCTGGCTTGGGGTGTTCTGTAGCCCCGTTCATGTGCATGGAGTTTGTTCTGTTTGAATTGTACAAAGTGTCTTTTGCACAGCACagaaatgttgggtttttttctttttttctttattccttttttttttttttttttaatttaaaggtaagcggggggggaggggaagcccTTAAgccctgccccctccctgccccccacgCTGTAGCTGCCCCCGGCAGCAGTCTCGACCCTGCTTCCCGGGCAgagggagccgggggggccgggcacccgcagcccctgcccggcgCTTCGCctgcctcctctctcccctctgcctgcactTTGTTCACTCGTTTTGCACAGCGCTCGGCCCTGCGCTCTGtgccgcccccggcccctgcagcctcccggagcccggcggggcccggccccgctgctctccgctgcctgggggctgccggggcggggggagccgtCCCGAGGGGcttgggggggctgagcccgcgGCTCCGCGGGGCTGGGCGCAGCGCCGCGCCTGCATCTCATTTCTTatcatttcctatttttaataaactgttttGTAAATACGCGAGTGCTGGCTGTTTCcgcgccgggggcgggcggcgggcggggcggccttgccctgccccggggcggggccggcggcggggccagcGGCGGCCatggccggggggcggcgggggccgggggctctgGCGGAGCCGCGGCGGCTGATGCGCGCCGGGCTGGGGCTCATCGTGCTGGGCCACGGCAGCCTGGTGCTGGGCGCCATCGTGCACGGCTCGGTGCTGCGGCACGTGGCCGGCGCCAGCCGCGCCCAAACCCCCGAGTACGCCGCGAGCAACGTGGTGTCGGTGGGCTCCGGGCTGCTGGTGAgagcggggggcgcgggggggggggggggcctgccCGGGCCGCGTGTGAGCGCCGGTCTCTCCCCACAGAGCATCGCCGCGGGCATCGTCGCCATCCTGGTGTCGCACAACCTGTCCCGGGCCGCCCTGGTGagtgcggggcggcggcgggggccgcggcgggggcggcggagcgggcccGGGGCCTCGGCGCGGCCCAGCCGCTGCCGGCAGCCGCTCCCCGGACCTTGGCCCCGGAGGCGCCTTCCGCCTCGCGCGGTGGCGGGTGTCGCCGCCTGCCCCGGCTCGGCGGCaccggggggcggggcgcgggcgcggcCCGGGGGCAGAAGCGCTGCGGGCTCGGGCGGGGTGGGCCCGCATGGGGCGGGGTGGGCCCGCAtgcggctgctgctggccgGGGCCTCGGCTCTCAGCGGCGCTGGGCCGGTGCTGGGGCTCTGGACGGCGCCGTCCGCTGGCTCCGGGCTCACGGGAGCGGCCAAGGATGCAAACGGCGCCGAAGATGCGTCGGAGTGCGGGGCCGAGCCACGCTGGCAGGGGCAAGAGACTGTATGTGCTGGCTGAGTGCCAGCACCGGGGGGTCCCAGCGCCCCATCGCTCTGCAGAGCGGGCGTGCGGCGGCGGCGTGCCTGCTGTCCTGCACAGGCGcttgccccagctctgcccggccccgctctcCCCTGCTCTCACCCGCTCTCCCCCGCTCTCACCCGCTtccttgctgcctgcagcactgggcCCTGCTGTGCGTGTCCCTGCTGAGCTGCCTCCTGGCCGCAGCGTGCAGCGTGGGGCTGGCACTGGCCATCGCCCTCACCATTCACAGCCGGGGCATGCACCTCGTCGTGGGCTGCAACAGCTCTGCGCTGCCTGCCGATGCCCGTGCAGCCATAGTGACCAACGACTGTCCTTTCAACACCACGCGCATCTACGTGAGTCTGCAGGGCCACCACACCGCCCACCTTCCTTTTTGTCtctgcttcctctcctcttcctttttcttccttctcccccctctCTCTTTCGCCcaccctctctctgcctctcttcctcctgctctccctccctctccctttctccccctgccccttccctcccctgttGCCGGCACGCAGCCTCTGCTCAGCCGCACGCAGCAGGCTGGGCGCAGTGCCCCACGCTCCCTGAGGGACCTCCgaccctctgctctgcaggacaCAGCCTTGGCGCTCTGGTTCCCCGCCATGGTGCTGGCGGCTGCAGAAGCCGTGCTGTCTGGCAGGTGCTGTTTGGTGGCCTTGATCTTCCGGGGCATTGGGCCCTGTGCAGGCAGCTACGGCAAAGAGCAGGTACGCCCCATCAGTCCGGACGGgtctccctgcccctgccccgccgttgctgcctttttgctgcattttgaaggtgctgggctctgctgggccCTTGTTGCCCTACAAGCAGGCTGTGCAGCAATGGGGCGAGGGGATGTCAAGTTTGAACCTCTTCTAGCCAGCCTTGGTGACAGACTGGCACCCCTTCATCTTGGGTGGTTGCAGAGGGACCCTCCTCTTCATCCCTCTGATAGCCAAGCCTGTTCTGTCCTGGTTGTCCTGAGCGAAcaccaccccctgccccaaccTGGCCCAGCCTTTCACACATCCCTGCGTccctccaccttttttttttccttcttctctttagCTGGCTGGGCCGAGTACTGTGAAGGCAAGGCCACCACgtgagaggcagcagctcctgggggggATGGCTGAGTCACCTGGAGAGGTGAGTGCAGCGCACGGGCTGTGCCTGGGGGATGAGCGGGGGGCAGACTCTGCTGTCAGAGGGCCCCTGCCCACGCCAGCCCCCGAAACATCTCTTTCCAAGCACGTGCTACAAATTCTGGCCAGAGGCGTCAGCGTACGCCTGGCCCTGCAGCGCAGTCCTGCACTCATGCGTGCTCTTTCACTCCCAGGTGGTGCTGCAGGAATGCTGCGATCCAGCGCGGTGAAGTTGTGCCTACGCTGTGCTCCTGCCCTGGGTGTAGGCATGGGTagggtgggctgcaggggggagTGGTgtgcctccccccccgcccagccccaccaccccacctGGGACAAACCCTGCAGGTTCCAGACACAGGCTGCCCATGGTCACTAAGGCTTTGCCCAGCAGGTGCCACGGGCCCTGGGTCTCCCCTTCTCACCCCAAGCTACAAGGCCCTTCCCGGCCCGCCAGAGGCTCCACCGGTCTTTTACGTGCAGTGGTGGGGGCgggcagaggtgctgggggctggcctgGGTCATGGTGgtcctgctgcagagcaggcagggtcggcctgctgtgcctgtgctCAGGCAGGCCAAGGAGCGGAAGGTGAAGAACCCCTTTGTTGTGAGCCTCTCTGGTTTCCCTAGGTaaataaacttttcattttcacgCTGGCTGCTGTTAAGTGGCTCCCCAGGGTGgctgcctgctgggagctgggccCGCTGATGGAAGGACAGTACAGCTGGTGTGTAAGCCCATCTCCATGcttgccccccagcacaggGATGTAGACGGATACATGGTCCCAGTGTGGCAGCCACCCAGCAAGGCAGAGGGTGCATGTTTAGCACAGCTGCACTGAGGCTGAGACGCACGTGTACAGCGTTACGGCTCTGTGCCCTGGGAGCTACATGTGTTCTGGGCTCAGCATCCCTTGACAAACACAAGCACAGCAGGGTTGAGACACATTTATTGGTGGTGGAAGTGGAGGGTGCCGAAGAACAGGACCGAAAGTTGCCACAGTCCACCTCACTGAAAAGAGAAGCTGGTGCTCGGGAGTCCCCCACACCACTGGCTGAGGAATTTGAGCACATCTTGGCATGCAGGGCTGTGGGATGTCTGCAGAATGAGAGGAAGGGGCAGTGCTGTCACCCTCTGCCCAAGCGCACTCCCGGGAGCTGACGGAgctgcacaggcagggctggcagggctgggtcTGCCCCAGCTCTGTAAGTGAGGTTAATCCCCATGCAGCAGACAGGGAGGGTGCACTAAAACCACCCTGGTTTAGTACATCTCCACCCAGCTGGACAATGTTTTATTGTTGGCATGAAGGGTTGAGCACCctgtctccctgccccacagggtGCCTTTTCTGCCctacctcccccccccccccccggctcacCTTGACAGCCATCAGGAACTTGTTCCATGTGTCCTTGTTGGCTTCTCGGCCTGGCCGCTTAAACTCTATCTTGTTCCTTAGCACCGGGTACCCTGGTCACACAGTGACGCCTTCAGAAACAAGCCGAGACCCACAGCAGACCCCTGCCTTGTCCACCCCATCTCTCTCTGCCATGGCCAGCTGGCTAGGGCTGCTCCCACGGGGCAGTGCAGGGGAACAACGCTGCCCCTGGCTTTTAGGAGTCAGAATGAGGAGGGGGGTGCCCACAGTGGGGGGACCAAAGGAAGATGAAGGCTGAGCTGCCCTCTGGCAAGGATGCCCCAGTGAAAATGTCAAATGATAGCACCCCGCTCCCAAACCTTGGAGCCAGAGTCCTGTTGCTGGTGGCccacccctgctccctccttctCTGACCGACTCTTTTAAGTCCTGCACCACAGTCCCTTACTGTCTGAAGTGTGCAAGTGGGGGGACAGTACTTGCCCAAATAGACAGCTTCTGTAGAGCGGGGGCAAAGCAGAGACAGGTGCtgcatgtgcacacatgtgTCAGCGCCGGGCAGTCTCCTAGGCAGTGTTGTGTGAGACTGAGCAGTCACAAAAtcatagaaacacagaatggttgaggttggaagggacctctgaggATCTGTATGGTCCAGCcgccctgctcaagcagggccacctgcagccagttgcccaggaccatgtcctgATGGCTTTCAACTATCTCCAGGTATGGAGACACCACAACTTCtgtgcaacctgttccagtgctcagtcagcctcacagtaaaaaatggGCCCTTCCATCTCCTCCAGCAGAACTGGTCCTCGCAGCCACAGTCTCCCTAGTCTTACAGCATAGCCTGAATGCCCTCCCAGACCCACCGTGCAACATGTTCCCACTCCCCGCATGGCACCGTGTACTCCCTCATACATGTGAGCTGGCCTGACGCTTACCTGTAAGCACACAGGGCAGGGAGCGCACCCCTGTGTTTGCTGACACAAGTGAGGCTTCATAGGTGTCACGCTCATCCTGTGGCAGCACCTGCTCCAGCCGCTGGTCCATGGACATGGTGAGCACCCAGTCCCTGACTTCCTCCCGCTTCTCCTCCTGCAAGGCAGAGGCCAGTGCACCTCCCGCTACTGCATGCTGTGCCgttgccctgctgctgctctgcagcactaGGGAGCACGCTGGGGAGAGCAGgacatgtgtgcatgcatgcatagctggggggggggctgtatgcatgcatgcacaagCATGTGTATATTGGGGGGGGCATGagaagtgtgtgtatgtgcatgtgtgtactgtggctgcatgtgtgtttgcggtggggcagggtgcagggcacGGGGCAGTGCTGAGGACATGTCCAGCTCCTGTAGTGCCTCCTGTCCCACCCTTGTCCCAGTCCCTCTTTGGGGAGGGCCCTGAAGAAGCGTAACTCTTCATGGGAGCTGAAGAAGGCAGATGA
This genomic interval from Pelecanus crispus isolate bPelCri1 chromosome 3, bPelCri1.pri, whole genome shotgun sequence contains the following:
- the KRTCAP3 gene encoding keratinocyte-associated protein 3, giving the protein MAGGRRGPGALAEPRRLMRAGLGLIVLGHGSLVLGAIVHGSVLRHVAGASRAQTPEYAASNVVSVGSGLLSIAAGIVAILVSHNLSRAALHWALLCVSLLSCLLAAACSVGLALAIALTIHSRGMHLVVGCNSSALPADARAAIVTNDCPFNTTRIYDTALALWFPAMVLAAAEAVLSGRCCLVALIFRGIGPCAGSYGKEQLAGPSTVKARPPRERQQLLGGMAESPGEVVLQECCDPAR